GCAATCTCGAAGCGCTCGCCGGCCGCCTCGCCGAGGCGCGCAACGAGAGCGAGGCCGCGGTGCGCGGCATCGAGCAGCGCGTGACCCAGATCGACTCCAAGGTGGCGCATGTCGACCAGCGCCTGGCGCTGGTCTCCGCCCTCGACGAGCGCCTGCGCGCGGTCGAGCGCGCTGCCCAGGCGAGCAACGACGTGCTCACCCATGCGGTGCACAGCATCGAAGCGCGCAAGGACGAGGAAGCGGCCGCGCTGCGCCGCGATGCCGAGACCGCCGGCGCCATCTCGCGCCTCGAAGACAATGTCTCGCGCATCGAGACGCGCGCGCCGGATCCCGCGATCGACCGCCGCCTCTCCGGCATCGAGCGCAGCCTCACCGACATCGTCGGCCGCTTCGACTCGCCGGCCTCCAACGACGCCGTCGAAGACAACATCAAGCGCCTCGCCCAGCGTATCGAGGCCGCCGAAGCGCGTCAGCGCGACCAGGTCGCCGAATTGCGCGCCGCGATCAGCGAGACGGCGAACCGCGCCGCCGCGCCCGAGCCGGCGCTGCACACGCTGTCGAGCACGCCGTCGCCTTTCGCGCCGCCGCCGCTGCACCAGAGCTTCGACGCGCCGCCCTTCCCCGAGATGGCGCCGGCCGGCCCCTTCCAGCAGAGTGCCGATCCCTTCGCCGCCGCACCGGGCTTCGATGCTCCGGCCACGCCGTTCGGCGCGGAAAGCGTCTTCGCCGCCGATCCCTTCGCGCCGCCGCCGCTGGTCTCCGAGCCCGACAACTATCTCTCCGCTGCGCGCCGCTCCGCGCGCGCCGCCGCGGCCCAGGCCGACACCGAACGCGGCGGCCGCATGGGCGGATTCTCCTGGGGCGCCGCCGCCGCCATTCCCGCCGAGGAGAAGCCGGCCTCACGCAACTATGTCTGGATCGTGATCATCGCGCTGCTCGCGGTCTTCGCGATCGCGGCCGGCGTGCTGCTGAGCCATACGCTGAACTCCAACTCCACCCGCACCGTCAGCCTGCTGTTCCCGAAGAAGGCCGACGCCGTGGCGCCGCTGCCGACCCGCCCGGCCGCCGATCTGCTGCCCTCGTCCAGCGGCAGCGATGTCGCCGCGACGCCGGCGCCGGCTCTGACGCCGCTGCAGCCGCACACCATCAAGTCCGCGCCCGTGCATGCGCCGCAGGTCGTCGCTCCCGCTGCGGCCGCTCCTGCGCCGCCGGCCGCCGCGATCAAGCCGCAACCGGCCGCCGCGCTGACCCCGCTCGACAAGCTCACCCAGCTCGCCACCGCCGGCAACGCCAAGGCGGAGCTGGTGGTCGGCCTCAAATATCTCGACGGCGACGGCGTGACGGTGAACGAAGCCGATGCCGCCAAATGGCTGGAGCGCGCCGCCGAGCAGGGCCTTGCCGTGGCGCAATATCGTCTCGGCACGATGTATGAGCGCGGCCGCGGCGTTCCCGCCGATACGGCGCGCGCGGTGCACTGGTACCAGCTCGCGGCCCAGGCCGGTAATCGCAAGGCGATGCACAATCTCGCCGTCGCCTATGCCTCGGGCACCGGCACGACCAAGAACCTCGCGGAGGCGGCGCGCTGGTTCTCCAAGGCCGCAGCGCTCGGCCTGGCGGATTCGGAATTCAACCTCGCCGTGCTCTATGAGCGCGGCCTGGGCGTGCCGCAAAGCCTGCCCGATGCCTTCAAATGGTATTCGATCGCAGCGGCCAGCGGCGACAACGAATCCAAGGCGCGGGTCGACGCGCTGGGCAGCCAGCTCACCGCCGACGACAAGGCGGCGGCGCAGCACGCGGCGGAGAGCTTCAAGCCGCAGGCCCTCGACCCCCGCGCCAATGTCGCGCCGCAGATGGGCGACGTGGCGGGGTAGACCTTCGCATCTGCCATCCATCCTTCGACAAGCTCAGGATGAAGGTTGTGAATTGGCCCTCATCCTGAGCGTGTCGAAGGACGAGGGCCGTCTCCCCTCCATTGGAGTAAAGCGCGGCGCAGCGGCTCTGCGCGGTTGACCCCTCGGGCCTGCGCGCGCACATTCGATTCGCATTTTTCCCGTGATCCGCGCGTTTAGATGGAAATCTATCTGCCCGTCGCCGAGATGTCGGTCCATTGGCTGATCGTGCTGGGCATGGGCGGGGCGATCGGATTCCTCTCCGGCCTGTTCGGCGTCGGCGGCGGTTTCCTGCTGACCCCGATGCTGATCTTCTACGGCGTGCCCGCCGAGGTCGCGGTCGCGACCACGGCCAGCCACATCACCGCGTCGTCGATCTCGGGCGCCCTGACCCAGTGGCGCAAGCGCGCGCTCGACCTGCGCATGGGCCTCGTCATGGCGGCGGGCGGCCTCGCCGGCACGACGTTCGGCGTCTGGCTGTTCGCGGTGATGCGGCGCTACGGCCAGATGGACCTGCTGGTGTCGTCGAGCTACGTGCTGCTGCTGGGGACGGTCGGCGGGCTGATGCTGAACGAGAGCCTGGGCGCGCTGCGCGCCGCGCGCGGCGGAGCGCCGCCGCCGCGCCGGCTGGGCCAGGGCCAGTGGATGCGCAGCCTGCCCTTCAAGATGCGCTTCCGCGAGTCGCGGCTCTTCATCAGCGTGATCCCGCCGCTGATCATCGGCGTGTTCGTCGGCGTGCTCTCTGCCATCATGGGCGTCGGCGGCGGCTTCGTGATCGTGCCGGCGATGATCTACATCCTGCGCATGCCGACCAATGTCGTGATGGGCACCTCGCTGTTCCAGATCATCATCGTGACCGCCGCGACCACGATCCTGCAGGCGACCAGCAACTACTCCGTCGACATCATGCTGGCGCTGTTCCTGATCCTGGGCGGCGTGGTCGGGGCGCAGTTCGGTGTGCGGGTCGGCGAGCGGCTGCGCGGCGAGCAGCTTCGCCTGCTGCTGGCGCTGCTGGTGCTGGCGGTCGCAGCCCGCCTCCTGCTCGGCCTGGTGCTCAAGCCCGACGACCTGTTCTCCGTCGCGACGGTGATGCGGTGAGGCGGCGGCTGGGACTTCTTGCGGCGATCGCGCTCAGCCTCGCGCCCGCGGCGGCGACCGAAGACCTCGTCTCCGGCCTGTCGCAGGACACGGTGGAGATCACCTCCAACTACACCGGCACCGACATCGTGGTGTTCGGCGCCATCGAGCATCCCGAGGACACCGGCGCGAACGACGTCGTGGTCGTGGTCCGCGGGCCGGACGCCGACATGACGGTGCGCGAAAAGCAATGGGTCGGCGGCATCTGGATCAACCGCGACCAGGCCAAGCTGTCCGGCATGCCGTCCTACTATTTCATCGCCAGCACACGGCCGCCGGACCGCATCGCGGCGCGCACCACGCTGGAGCGCTATGCCATCGGCCTGAACAACATCGTGCCGGAGCGCGCCGACAGCCATCACGATCCCGAACCGTTCCGCCTGGCGCTGATCCGCCACAAGCGGCAGGACGGGCTCTATGGCGAGACGGCCGAGGGCGTCGAGATGCTGAGCCCCACCCTGTTCCGCGCCCGCGTGCCGGTGCCGGCGACGGTGCCGCGCGGACAGTACAACGCCGAGGTCTATCTCTTCCGCGACGGGAACGTGATCAGCGCCCAGTCGACGCCGCTGTTCATCGACCAGACCGGCCTCGAGCGCCGGCTCTACAATTTCGCGCACAACGAGCCCTTGTCCTACGGCGTCGCGACGGTGCTGATGGCGATGGTGCTGGGCTGGCTGAGCTCGGTGGTGTTCAGGCGGAACGAGTGAGGTCCGCCATGCCTCCCTTGTCATCCCCGGCCGAGCAGCGCGAAGCGCTGCGAGGGGAAGGGGACCCAGATGGCAAATACCGTCACGGCATTTCCCGCCTGGGTCCCCTTTCCCTTCGCGATGCTAACGCATCGCTCGGCCGGGGATGACAAGGGATGCTTCAAAGCGCAATCCGCGGCCTGCCCCGCGCCGCGACCGCATAGACCCGCCGCCCGCCCAGCATGTAGGCCGCGAAGGCGCCGCCGAACAGCGTCGCGATCGCGACATCGCGCACGTCGAGGCCGCCGGCATAGGCGCCGAAGGCGGGCATCACCAGCCGCGTGCCGTCGGAGGCGAAGCAGCGGCGGCGCAGGCTGCGGCCACGCAGCGTGACCGTCGCGCAAGGGTGCAGATGACCCGCGATCTCGCCCGGCTGCGGTTCGTCCGACGGCTCGTGCCGGAAGACGAGACCGCCGATCGCGATCTCCGCCGTCACCGTGCCGCCGAGCCAGGCCGGCGGCTGCGGGTCGTGATTGCCTTCGATCCACACCCAGTCGCGGCCGCCGACGAACCCGGCGAGCACGGCGCGCTCCTCCGCATCCAGCCGGTCCGCCGCCTCGCGGTCGTGGAACGAGTCGCCCAGCGCGATTACCCGCGCCGGCGCATAGCGGCCGATCAGCATCGCCATGCGCTTCAAGGTGGTGCGTGTGTCGTAAGGCGGCAGCAGGGCGCCGCGCCGCGCCAGCGACGAGCCCTTCTCGAAATGGATGTCGGAGAAGACGAGGGTGCGCTCCGCCGGCCACCACAGCGCGCCCGCGCAGTCGAGCATCAGCGTCTCGCCGTTCACCTCGGCATGAAGATCGTCCGACATCGATTCCCAATCTAGAACAAGGTGCGATCAATCTTACGCAAGATGTCATCCCGGCCGACCCCGGCCTTGAGCCGGGGGAGAGCCGGGACCCACTGAGCCGCTTGCACAATGGGTCCCGGCTCAGCGCGATGCTGACGCATCGCTTGGCCGGGATGACAGTCGTGATTCAAACCGATCACAACAGACTCCAAACCGTCCCGTTCACGGGAGGGTTTATCCCTATATCCGCATCGCATCCGCGATCAGCGACTCCTCGGCTTCGCGCAGGATATCCTCATGCGCCTCGCCGGCCACCATCTCCTTCGCAATCTCCAGCAGCGCCGGCACCGCCAGCGGCGAGACGCGTTCCAGCCGCCGCGTCACGATCCGGCCCCGCACCCGCTGCAACATATCGCCCAGCCGGGCGATGTCGAGCAAGCCGGAACCCGCGTCCTCGTATGTGGCACGCAGCAGCACATGATCGGGCTCGTGCTCGCGCAGCACGTCGTAGATCAGGTCGGAGGAGAACGTGACTTGGCGCCCGGTCTTCTCCCCGCCGCGCGGCAGCCGCCGCTCGATCAAGCCCGAGATGATCGCGCAGGTCCGGAAGGTGCGCTTGTAGAGCGCCGATTCCGCCAGCCAGGCGTCGAGGTCGTCGCCCAGCATATCCTCGGAGAACAGCGCAGCCATGTCGGCCCCGCCCATGTCGCGCAGCGCCCACACCGCCAGCGCATATTCGTTGGCGACAAAGCCCAGCGGACGCAGCCGCAATCTTTCGAGCCGCCGAGTCAGCAGCATGCCCAGCGTCTGGTGCGCGAGGCGCCCCTCGAACGGATAGCAGACGAGATATTCTTTCGATCCCCGCGGAAAGGTCTCGACCAGCAACTGGCCGGGCTTGGGGATCACCGAGCGCAATTCCTGGATGCGCAGCCATTCGCGCACCGGATCGGGCAGATGCGCCCAACTCTCCGGGTTCGACACCATCTGGCGCACGCGCTCTGCGAGGAAGGTCGAGAGCGGGAACTTGCCGCCATTGTAGGATGGGATCTGCGCCTCCGCCTCATGCGTCTTCGACACATAGGCGCCGTCCTCGCGCATGCCCTCGAAGCGCAGCACGTGGCCGGAGAACACGAAGGTGTCGCCCGGCGTCAGCTGCTCGGCGAAATACTCCTCAAGCTGGCCGAGCACGCGGCCGCCCGCGCCGGTGGGACGGCCCTTGGCCTGCAGCCTTATGTCGATCATGGGATCTTCCACGATCACGCCGACATTCATGCGGTATTGCTGCGCCAGCCGCGGATGGGACAAGCGCCACAGCCCTTCGGGCGTCTGGCGCAGCCGCGCATAACGGTCATAGCGCTTCAGCGCATAGCCGCCGGTGGCGACGAAATCCACGATCTTGTCGAAATCCTCACGCACCAGATGCGTATAGGGCGACGCCGAGCGCACCTCCTCGAACAGCTTGGTCGCATCGAACGGCTTGCTGCACGCGGTGCCCAGCACATGCTGCGCCAGTACGTCGATCCCGCCGCGCTTCAGCCGCTCGCCGTCGAGCTCGCCGGCCAGCACCGCGTCGCGCGCCGCGTTGCATTCGAGCACCTCGAAGCGGTTGGCCGGCACCAGCAGCGCCTGGCTCGGCTCGTCCAGCCGATGATTGGCGCGGCCGATGCGCTGCACCAGGCGCGCCGCGCCCTTGGGCGCCCCGACGCAGATCACCTTGTCCACCGCGCCCCAGTCGATGCCGAGGTCGAGCGTCGAGGTGCAGACCACCGCCCGCAGCGCGCCGCGCGTCATCGCGGCCTCGACCTTGCGGCGCTGCGCCGGCGCCAGCGATCCATGATGCAGCGCGATGGCGAGATTGTCGGAATTGATCCGCCACAATTCCTGGAAGGTGCGCTCCGCCTGACTGCGCGTGTTGACGAAGACCAGCGCGGTCTTCGCGCTCTTGATCGCATCCATGATGTCGATCATCGCGTGGCGCGCCAGATGCCCGGCCCAGGGGACATAGGAATCCGAGGTGCTGATCTCGATCTGCGGCCTCGCCCCCGCCTGGCCCAGCACCAGCGCCGATTTCGCCTCGCCCTCCGTTGACGGTTGGCGGGCTTCGCCCGCGGGGGGCTGCGGCATCAGATAGCGCTGCAGCGGCGCCGGATCCGCGACGGTGGCGGAGAGCCCGACGCGGCGATGGCCGGGCGCCAGCGTCTGCAGCCGCGCCAACCCCAGCGCCAACAAATCGCCGCGCTTGGAATTGTGCATGGCGTGCAGCTCGTCCAGCACCACGGTCTTGAGGTCCGCGAACATCAGACTGGCGCCGGGATTGGAGATCAGCAGCGCAAGCTGCTCCGGCGTGGTCAGCAGGATGTCCGGCGGCGCGTGCCGCTGGCGCTGGCGTTTCGACACCGAGGTATCGCCGGTGCGGGTCTCGACCCGGATCGGCAGCCCCATCTCGGCCACCGGCGCCTCGAGATTGCGCGCGACATCGACCGCCAGCGCCTTCAGCGGCGAGATATAGAGCGTATGCAACGCGCTCACCCGCCGGCGCGGCCGGTTCGCCAGGTCGATCAGGCTGGGCAGGAACCCCGCCAGCGTCTTGCCGCCGCCGGTCGGCGCCACCAGCAGCACGGACTCGCCGCGTTGCGCATGTTCGATCAGCGCCGATTGGTGCGGCCGAATCTGCCAGCCGCGCGACGCGAACCAGTCGGAGAAGACGGCAGGGAGCGCAGCGACAACCTGCTCCTCCACCGCGCAAGCGGGGGAGGTGGCTTGGCGCGCCAGCGCCAAGACGGAGGGGGCCAGCTCCGTGGCTGCCCCCTCCACCATCGCTACGCGATGGTCCCCCTCCCCCGCTATCGCGGTGGAGGACCTGATTTTCAGCTTCCGCGCCGTCATTTTTGCTTTTCGGGCTTCATCACCCCTACTCTGCCTCAAAGATTTCCGGAGGAACAGACCATGTACAACCTCATGCTCAAGGATGGCATTTTAAAGGGCAAGCGCATCCTGGTGACGGGCGGCGGCACCGGTCTGGGCGAGGTCATGACCGAGGCTTACGCGCAGCTCGGCGCCACCGTCTATATCTGCGGCCGCCGCAAGGCCGTGCTCGACGAGACCGCCAAGAAGATCAGCGACGAGACCGGCTCCACCGTCAAAGGCATCGCCTGCGACATCCGCGTGGCCGAAGCGGTCGACGACATGATCGCGCAGATCTGGGCCGATGGCGGCGCGCTGACCGGCCTCGTCAACAACGCGGCGGGCAATTTCATCTCGCGCACCAAGGACCTCTCCCCGCGCGGCTTCAATGCGATCGCCGACATCGTCTTCCGCGGCTCGTTCTACGTCACGCTGGCCTGCGGCAAGCGCTGGATCGACGAGAACGTCAAGGCGAGCGTGATCTCGATCCTGACGACCTGGATCTGGAACGGCGGGCCGTTCACCGTGCCCAGCGCGATGTCGAAAGCCGGCCTCAACATCATGACCAAGTCGCTGGCGCAGGAATGGGGCCCGAACGGCATCCGCCTCAACGCCATCGCGCCCGGACCGTTTCCAACCAAGGGCGCCTGGGACCGTCTCAATCCCGCCGCCTCCGGCAACAGCGAAGCGGCGGCGCGCCAGACCGCCGGCATGGCGCGCAATGGCGAGATGGTGGAGCTCGCGAACCTCGCCGCCTTCCTGATGGCCGATGGCTGCGACTATCTCACCGGCCAGACGCTGGCGATCGACGGCGCACTGCATCTTGCGACGGGCGGGAATTTCGCGCGGCTCGCGTCGCTGGGCGACGCGGAATGGGAGGCGATCCGCGGCGAGATCCGCGCCACCAATGACAAGGACAAGGCGCAACGCAGCGTATGACGGAACCGAAGTTGCACGCGGTTGCGTATTGACTCATGTGGCCGGCGGGCGGAGCATCCTGACCGTCGTGTGCGCGGACGCGGCGCAGGCCAACGGGCCCAACGAGACGGCGAGTAACCCGCGAGCGACAGGTGAAACCGAAGAGATCAAAGGAGGCTCCGCATGGAAGACACTCCACCGGGTATAAGACCGGGGCTCCGCCTAGGCCGCGGAGCCACGACCGGCCGAGACGCAAGGTCGATCGCCACCCACAATTGAAACGACGTCGAAACGGACGGACGTCCGTATGAGAGAGCCCCTTCTTAAAGGGCGACCGGGAAGCAGAGCTTCTTGGAATCGAAAAATCGAAGAGCCTCGTCGCGCAAGCGGCGAGGTTTTTTGTT
The nucleotide sequence above comes from Rhizomicrobium sp.. Encoded proteins:
- a CDS encoding sulfite exporter TauE/SafE family protein; this translates as MEIYLPVAEMSVHWLIVLGMGGAIGFLSGLFGVGGGFLLTPMLIFYGVPAEVAVATTASHITASSISGALTQWRKRALDLRMGLVMAAGGLAGTTFGVWLFAVMRRYGQMDLLVSSSYVLLLGTVGGLMLNESLGALRAARGGAPPPRRLGQGQWMRSLPFKMRFRESRLFISVIPPLIIGVFVGVLSAIMGVGGGFVIVPAMIYILRMPTNVVMGTSLFQIIIVTAATTILQATSNYSVDIMLALFLILGGVVGAQFGVRVGERLRGEQLRLLLALLVLAVAARLLLGLVLKPDDLFSVATVMR
- a CDS encoding TIGR02186 family protein, whose product is MRRRLGLLAAIALSLAPAAATEDLVSGLSQDTVEITSNYTGTDIVVFGAIEHPEDTGANDVVVVVRGPDADMTVREKQWVGGIWINRDQAKLSGMPSYYFIASTRPPDRIAARTTLERYAIGLNNIVPERADSHHDPEPFRLALIRHKRQDGLYGETAEGVEMLSPTLFRARVPVPATVPRGQYNAEVYLFRDGNVISAQSTPLFIDQTGLERRLYNFAHNEPLSYGVATVLMAMVLGWLSSVVFRRNE
- the pdeM gene encoding ligase-associated DNA damage response endonuclease PdeM, whose amino-acid sequence is MSDDLHAEVNGETLMLDCAGALWWPAERTLVFSDIHFEKGSSLARRGALLPPYDTRTTLKRMAMLIGRYAPARVIALGDSFHDREAADRLDAEERAVLAGFVGGRDWVWIEGNHDPQPPAWLGGTVTAEIAIGGLVFRHEPSDEPQPGEIAGHLHPCATVTLRGRSLRRRCFASDGTRLVMPAFGAYAGGLDVRDVAIATLFGGAFAAYMLGGRRVYAVAARGRPRIAL
- a CDS encoding ligase-associated DNA damage response DEXH box helicase, whose amino-acid sequence is MVEGAATELAPSVLALARQATSPACAVEEQVVAALPAVFSDWFASRGWQIRPHQSALIEHAQRGESVLLVAPTGGGKTLAGFLPSLIDLANRPRRRVSALHTLYISPLKALAVDVARNLEAPVAEMGLPIRVETRTGDTSVSKRQRQRHAPPDILLTTPEQLALLISNPGASLMFADLKTVVLDELHAMHNSKRGDLLALGLARLQTLAPGHRRVGLSATVADPAPLQRYLMPQPPAGEARQPSTEGEAKSALVLGQAGARPQIEISTSDSYVPWAGHLARHAMIDIMDAIKSAKTALVFVNTRSQAERTFQELWRINSDNLAIALHHGSLAPAQRRKVEAAMTRGALRAVVCTSTLDLGIDWGAVDKVICVGAPKGAARLVQRIGRANHRLDEPSQALLVPANRFEVLECNAARDAVLAGELDGERLKRGGIDVLAQHVLGTACSKPFDATKLFEEVRSASPYTHLVREDFDKIVDFVATGGYALKRYDRYARLRQTPEGLWRLSHPRLAQQYRMNVGVIVEDPMIDIRLQAKGRPTGAGGRVLGQLEEYFAEQLTPGDTFVFSGHVLRFEGMREDGAYVSKTHEAEAQIPSYNGGKFPLSTFLAERVRQMVSNPESWAHLPDPVREWLRIQELRSVIPKPGQLLVETFPRGSKEYLVCYPFEGRLAHQTLGMLLTRRLERLRLRPLGFVANEYALAVWALRDMGGADMAALFSEDMLGDDLDAWLAESALYKRTFRTCAIISGLIERRLPRGGEKTGRQVTFSSDLIYDVLREHEPDHVLLRATYEDAGSGLLDIARLGDMLQRVRGRIVTRRLERVSPLAVPALLEIAKEMVAGEAHEDILREAEESLIADAMRI
- a CDS encoding SDR family oxidoreductase codes for the protein MYNLMLKDGILKGKRILVTGGGTGLGEVMTEAYAQLGATVYICGRRKAVLDETAKKISDETGSTVKGIACDIRVAEAVDDMIAQIWADGGALTGLVNNAAGNFISRTKDLSPRGFNAIADIVFRGSFYVTLACGKRWIDENVKASVISILTTWIWNGGPFTVPSAMSKAGLNIMTKSLAQEWGPNGIRLNAIAPGPFPTKGAWDRLNPAASGNSEAAARQTAGMARNGEMVELANLAAFLMADGCDYLTGQTLAIDGALHLATGGNFARLASLGDAEWEAIRGEIRATNDKDKAQRSV